CTGATCTAGACCGTCCGCCACAAGCGTAGGGCGATTGGTTGCGACATCGAACCGATACACCGCGCCATTCGGCGTTTCCAACGAAGAACTATCCGGCTCTGAGAAGTAAATATTGCCACCAGGCCCGACGGCAATGGCGAACAGCGAATCGAAGCGACGTCCTTGAATTCGATCGACCACCACGCTGACCATCATGGTCTCAGGGTTCCAGCGAAAGATCTTTCCTTGTTGCGAATCGAGCGTCAGCACACGCCCATCGCCATCTAAGGCCAGGCCAACCAGTGGAAGCTTCGTATCTTGTCCCATCGCTGCCGGGACTTCAAACAGAATTGATGCACCTGTTTCGGCGTTGATTTGCCCGACGGTGCCGGCATGGCGATAGTTGGTCGCCAAAACGTTTCCTTCGCCATCGCACCGAATTGCCGAATGATCCACCAAGCCGGTGGCGAATAATTCCGGAACGTTTGTGGTTGGCGTTACCGCTTCGTCAGCCACTAAGATGCTACACGTCAACCAGATGCTGGCCGCCAGCAGTAGAGCAGGGGAGCGAAGTGGAAGATGTATGCTCATGATGCAAGTACGAAATCAAGGACACGAAGAGACGATCCTTGTCTCGATAACCCTGCCATGGGCTGTTCGCCTCGGGCTACTCGGTTGAATTGTTCAAACGCTGAAACGCCAAAGGTTCATCCGCTCGAGGATCTCCGATTCTGACAACCAACGATCCGTCTAATAGGTCTTCGATCGTCT
The Blastopirellula marina genome window above contains:
- a CDS encoding SMP-30/gluconolactonase/LRE family protein, with the translated sequence MSIHLPLRSPALLLAASIWLTCSILVADEAVTPTTNVPELFATGLVDHSAIRCDGEGNVLATNYRHAGTVGQINAETGASILFEVPAAMGQDTKLPLVGLALDGDGRVLTLDSQQGKIFRWNPETMMVSVVVDRIQGRRFDSLFAIAVGPGGNIYFSEPDSSSLETPNGAVYRFDVATNRPTLVADGLDQPTGICLSSNGKFLFVAEAGRSRINVFALKEDGVVEKARTYFLDSMLDLDNGTEIGRLGHMTIDRRGWLYVTLWDQGNIAVIDTNSGKLLETIGCCSDRVFGVTLWQDALLMSIPSKEAIFRLDLRPLISRHAP